The Benincasa hispida cultivar B227 chromosome 9, ASM972705v1, whole genome shotgun sequence genome has a segment encoding these proteins:
- the LOC120086497 gene encoding uncharacterized protein LOC120086497, with the protein MNKGIMSSKGNYLRKTRTFVLQKNQSPMQQLVESGGENSKQNSKIEKKEAAVVEFPVSPQLMYGEEMVHFSHPRHRLSRMCLPDLFTCSGCKEYGAGSRFSCQQCDFHLHDFCAFSPPALKAHPFHSHHLLLFYSKPVKGGIMQSKCEICAKPIKGFAFRCGVCSFQMHPCCAMLSSEMKVPSLHPHALRMLGAASSSSSSSSVVDHPSSLVMCGECKRRRSGRMYRCTVCEYHVHAVCAKSVKNGLRDNGHKGTEKPSVLGTAARLASQVVVEFLGGIIEGLGEGVGEAFVQNINGKAAPSALHHR; encoded by the exons atgaatAAGGGAATAATGAGCAGCAAAGGTAATTATTTGAGGAAGACCAGAACCTTTGTGCTGCAGAAGAACCAAAGCCCGATGCAGCAGCTGGTAGAATCCGGAggagaaaatagtaaacaaaaTAGTAAGATTGAGAAAAAGGAGGCGGCGGTGGTGGAATTCCCCGTGTCCCCTCAGCTGATGTATGGGGAAGAGATGGTCCATTTTAGCCATCCTCGGCATCGGCTTTCCCGGATGTGCCTTCCGGACCTGTTTACGTGCAGTGGGTGCAAGGAGTACGGCGCCGGCAGCCGATTCAGTTGCCAGCAATGTGATTTCCACCTCCACGACTTCTGCGCCTTCTCTCCTCCGGCACTCAAGGCCCACCCTTTCCATTCCCaccatcttcttctcttttactCCAAGCCAG TGAAAGGCGGCATCATGCAGTCCAAGTGCGAGATTTGCGCGAAGCCCATTAAAGGATTTGCGTTCCGATGTGGGGTGTGCAGCTTCCAGATGCACCCTTGCTGCGCGATGCTATCCTCGGAAATGAAGGTGCCGTCGTTGCATCCGCATGCGCTGAGGATGCTGGGAGctgcatcatcatcatcatcatcatcatcagtaGTTGATCACCCCAGCAGCTTGGTGATGTGCGGTGAGTGCAAGAGGAGGAGGTCCGGGAGGATGTACCGTTGCACCGTGTGTGAGTACCACGTGCATGCAGTGTGCGCAAAGAGCGTGAAAAACGGCCTCCGTGACAACGGCCACAAGGGAACCGAGAAGCCCAGCGTGCTGGGAACCGCCGCAAGACTCGCTTCCCAGGTGGTCGTTGAGTTCTTGGGAGGCATCATCGAGGGCCTCGGAGAAGGGGTTGGCGAAGCTTTCGTCCAGAACATCAACGGCAAGGCCGCCCCCTCAGCCCTTCATCATCGTTAA